In candidate division WOR-3 bacterium, the DNA window AAGAAAAGACCGGTCACTCTCATCTGCCTCGGCGACAAGATACTCAGACTGTCCCAGTCTCGCACCAGCCGCAGTTCCAATCACCCGTCCGCCAATGACGACCGTCGGGTCCAAACCGGCTCGCTCAAGAAGATGTCCCACCATCGAGGTAACCGTGGTCTTGCCGTGGCTACCGGACACACCGACCGCGAACTTCATGCGCATCAGCTCGGCAAGCATCTCGGCCCGTCGGATCAGCGGTACTCCGCGGTTTCGGGCCTCGACAAGCTCAGGGTTTTCGGACCCGACCGCGGTCGAGAACACGACGACCTCGGCATCGCCCAGATTCTCCCTTGCGTGTCCGACAGAAACCCTGACACCAGCCTCGACCAACCGCCTTGTCGTTTCGCTCTCGTGCAGGTCCGAACCGGACACCTCGAACCCCAGATTCCGCAGCACCAGCGCGATGCCGCTCATCCCGACGCCGCCGATGCCGACAAAGTGGACACGCTTCAGCCGGCCGAACATCCGAGCTCCTCGGTTTTGGCTGTCGCCTGTTGATTGACAGCCCTGATGATGTTCTCTGCTATCACCGAAGCTGCGTCCGGCCGGGCTACTGCACGGCAGGCCTGTTCCATCCTGTGGCGGCGGCCGGTGTCGCTCATCAGCTCGCCGGTGAGTGAAGTAAGCCCGGACAGGCGGCTCTGGTCCAGATTGATGGCGGCGCCAACCGACTCCAGGTATTCTGCGTTCGCATGCTGGTGTCGGTCTGCGGCATATGGGAAGGGCACAAGGATGGCAGGAATGCCATAGGCAACCAGTTCTGAGAGTACCATGCCGCCTGCCCGGGAAATTGCAATTGTGGCCCGTGCGTATAGTTCGCTGGGTCGGTCGGTAAACTCCACCAGTTCGCAGTTGCTTGAACGTCTCATGGACCGGGCGAGCTCAAAGTCGCGCCGGCCGGTCAAGACGATAAAGTGAAGATTCGCCAGTGCTGCGGCTGTATCCAGGGCGGCGAGAGTTAGGGCTCTGGCTCCACCGCTACCACCGAGCACAAGCACAGTCTTACCATCATCGTGCCGTGCCGGCGTGGACATCTCCGGCCGGAGCGGATTGCCGGTAACCACCACGTTCGTGTCGCATGTCCCGACGTGCCTGCCGAAATCGCATTCCGCCGTTCCCTTTGGCGGAAACCCGAAGAAACACATCCTTGCTCCAGCCGAAAAAAACCGCGTTACCCTGCCGGGCACTCGGTTCTGTTCAAGCAGAAAGAACGGTCGGCCGGCAAGCCGTGCTGCAACCAGCGGCGCAGCAGCAACATACCCGCCGGTTGCCACAACCGCATCCGGCGTCCACCTGGATACCAGCCCAATGGAACGAACTACTCCAGCCGAGAACACTCCGGGCCAGGCCAGCCTGGCTCGAATACTCTTCCCGACAAGACCCGCGGCCGGCACCGGCTCAAACTCACACCCGTGCGAGCGGGCCAGGTTGGCCTCAAGGCCATCACGCCGACCAACCCAGACAACGTCCACCGCTCGCCGCATGAGCTCTCTAGCGAGCGCTAACGCGGGAAAGACGTGGCCGCCGGTCCCACCCGCGGCCAGCATGATTCTCATCCGGCCTCCCTGTATATCTCGAAACATTCAGCACGACCCCGGCGGCAAACAGGTTTGTCACCAGTGCGGAGCCGCCGTACGATACGAAGGGCAGTGGCTGGCCCGTCACTGGTGCCCAGGCCACCGCCACGGCGATATGGACCAGGGCATACAGAAAAATCGTAATGACGATTCCTGATGCTAGATACTGACCGAAGTGGTGAGGACTCCGGCGCCCTGCCTGCATGCCCCGCACCAGAAACACAGCATACAGCCCGAATATCACCAGCGCACCGGCAAACCCGAACTCCTCACCCACTGACGCAATTGCGAAATCTGTCTCCAACTTGGATAGAAAATAGAACTTCTGCTTACCCTCGCCCAGGCCTTTACCGATTACTCCACCCGAACCGATGGCAATCAACGAGTGCTGCTGTTGTCGGCACTTACCTGATATGAACTCCTGCCAGCGGTCATGAGCATAAGGCACACGCCACACCAGCACCACCAGGGCTACGACGGCGAGCAGCGTAACCGGTACCAAAAACCTCAGTCTCACTCCAACCAGAAAGAACATGATCAAGGTCGAGGCTGCCATGATGGCCGTCGTTCCCACTGCCGGCTGAGCAGCGGTGAGCACAACAAAGCCCAGTGCCACGAGTCCGGGCCTTACCAGAGACCGCCACAGATTCCACTCCCGTTCCGGCTTTTCCTTCAGCCTTGCGAAATAGGCTGCCAGCCACATCGGCAGCACGAACTTTGCGATTTCCGCCGGTTGAATTGAAAGCTTTTTCAGGAGTGGCAGCCAGCGATGCGCCACACCGGCCGCACGGCCGGCAATCGCGGTCACGACCATCAGCCCCAGAACAACTCCAAGCAGAAACCAACCGAACCACCCCGCAAGCACAGTATGCTTGAGCCTGATGCCGACAAAGAGTGCAAAGAGTCCGATGGTCGCGCGGACCAGGTGATTCTCAATTCGATCCGTTCCCTCGTGGTACGTTGCCGCATAGACCACAGTCAGGCCGACCATCGCCAGTGTGACGACAACAAAGAGGAGCACCGGATCAACCGGCCCGGCCTGCCGTCCGGTTACGGCCAGTCCGTCGGGTCCGGCCTTGCTCCGGCCCGCACGGCGCCACACCATCCGCACTGACCTAGCGTTTTTTCGCCGACCAATCCTAAGCATGCAGACTCCCAGTCCGGGACGAACTGCTGCCGGAAAGCCACCCGCCGACTGACTGTTCTTCTGTCCTTATGCAGCTCATCCCTAAGCCTTCAGCCTTCGGACTTCCTTCTTAAACGCATCTCCCCGCTCCTGAAAATCCCGGAACTGGTCAAAGCTCGCAAACGCTGGCGAGAAAAGCACCACATCTCCGGCCTGAGCTATAGCCTTGGCTGCCCTCACGGCCCCGACCAGACTCGCCGCTGACTGAAACCGTTTGAAGCCGGCGCGTGCCAGCGCCCGACCAAGCTTCGGTGCGTTCTCTCCGCACAGAATCACCTGCTTTGCCCTCCTTGCCACTGCCTGCACGTAGTCGGCGACTGGCAGCCCCTTTTCCCTGCCGCCAGTTATCAGAACAACCTTTCGTCTGAATGCTTCCAGGGACTTTATCCCGGCGGCCGGGTTTGTGCACATGCTGTTGTTCACGTACTCCACCCCGGCCAGCACCCGCACCCGCTCCAGCCGGTGTGGCAGACCCGCAAATCCAGCCAGGCCTCGCCTTATCGCACCGACACCGGTTCCCACTATCCGCGCCACGCACACCGCGGCGAGCGCATTGGCGACATTGTGAGCTCCGCACAGCTTCATTTCCGAAACCGGAGCAATCCGTTCGCCCTCAAAGTACAGCCACCCCCCGGACCGGTATGCTCCGCAGACCGGCCGCCGCATCGAGAAGAATCGGCGATCAGCCTTCCCACGTCCGCGTGCTTTCATGACAACCGAATCGTCGTGGTTCAGCACTGCCCAGTCGGACATACTCTGATGATCCAGTATCCGAAACTTACATTCTGCATAGACGGCAAGTGACCGGTGCCGGTCCAGATGGTCTGGTGACACATTCAGAATCACTGCAACTGCAGGCGCGAACCACTGCGCTCTCTCAAGCTGAAAACTCGACGCCTCAACCACATACCAGTCATAGGGCCCGACATCGAGTGCTGCCGACAACGGCCTACCCGGTGCCAGGTTGCCGCCGACAAACACCCGATGACCCGCAACCTCAAGAATGTGGCCGATCAAGGCGGTAGTCGTTGACTTGCCGTTCGAGCCGGTCACGGCCACTATCGGCCCGGATACGAACTGGCTCGCAAGGTCGAGTTCGTCAACAACCGGCACTCCCCTGCGGCGCAACTCGACAACTGCCTCATTGTCCTCACTGATTCCGGGACTGACTACGGCCCAGTCGGCCTTCACGACCTCGGGCTTTGGTGCGAGCACCATACCGGCCTGCCGCAGTTGTTTCACGGCTTGACCTGCAAGGACGGACTGGTCTGAGTCATGACCATACACCGCTGCCCCCAGCTTCATCAGGAACCGGGCGATTGCGCTTCCGGCTCGACCCAGGCCCAGCACCAGCACCCGGCTCCTTGCCAGTTCGTCCTTGGTTGGCGGCACTGGGACTGAATTCTGAGCTAGTCGTTGTCCCACCGCTGCACATGCCGACCCTCGACCCCCTGACCCCTCTAACCCTCGAACTCTCTTCTCTCTCATCTTATCTTCAGTGATGCCAGCGCCATCAGACCGAACAGTACCGAAAGAATCATGAACCTTGTCACCACCTGGGTCTCGGTCCAGCCGGAAAGCTCGTAATGATGGTGCAGCGGAGCCATGCGGAAAAGCCGCTTGCCCCGGCCCAGCCGGAAACAGGCGACCTGCAGTATTACCGAGACCGTCTCCAACACAAACACACCGCCGACCAAAGGGAGCAGCAGCTCGTGCTTGGCCACGACCCCGGCCAGGGCTAGGGCTCCGCCAAGCGGCAGCGAACCGGTGTCGCCCATGAATATTTGGGCCGGGTGACAGTTGTACCACAGAAACCCAAGACAGGCACCAAGCAGCGCCAGACAGTACACCGCCATCTCGCCTGAGCCGTTTACGAACATGATGTTCAAGTAGGCAGCAATCTTGCCATGCCCTGAGACGTAGCAGAGCATCGCAACACTGCCCAGCGCCACGATCAGGAGCCCGGCGGCCAGACCATCGAGTCCGTCGGCAAGGTTTACGGCGTTTGATCCCAGGACAAGGACAAACATGACAAAAGGAATGTAGAACCACCCGAAGTCCAAAGTGATGTTCTTGAACAGGAGAAAATTGGTCTTGGACCGGATTGCCGGGTCCAGGGGCGCGAAGTAGAGAACCAATCCGACCAGGCTCGCCAGCAGGAACTGAGCCACGAGCTTGGTCATCTTATTGATACCGCGTGGCCGGCCGAGCCTGACCTTGACGAAGTCATCCCAGAGTCCAAGCAGTCCTAGCCAGACCAGCACCAAAATGCCGAGCTGGACAAACCGATTTCCAAGGTCGGCAAACAACAGAATGCCGGCCAGCCCGGCCACAAGCATCAACACACCACCCATCGTCGGCGTGCCGGCCTTCTGCCGGTGCCGCTCCGGCACTTCCTCCCTCACATTCTGTCCAATCTGCAGCCGCCGCACCAGCCGGATGAGCAACGGCCCGAGCAAGAGTGTCAGCACGATGGCAACCGAGCCGGCCGCAGCGGCTCGGAACGTAATGTAACGAAACAGGTTCAGCGGCCCGAAAATATCGCGCAACGGCCAGAGCAGTCGGTACAGCATCAGACACCCCCCCCGCTGTCCGTGTTGCTGACCTCTGCAATCGGCAATCTATCCTTCACCTTCATCCGAGTTCTGCCAGAAGCTCCTTCGTCACCTTCCGATCATCAAACGGTCGTCGCTCCTCCCCCACTAGCTGGTATTCCTCGTGTCCCTTGCCGGCAACGATAACCGAATCGCCCGGCCGGGCCGCAGCCAGTGCCTGCCGAATCGCCTCCCTGCGGTCCGGCTCGACGATGTGCTCACCTGAGTTCATGCCCTTGACAATGTCCCTGATAATCACCTCGGCCGGCTCAGAACGCGGGTTGTCCGAAGTAACAATGGCAAGGTCCGCAAGCCCGGCGACCGCCCGGCCCATCAACGGCCTTTTGGCCTGGTCCCGGTCTCCGCCACACCCGAACACACATATCACCCGACCGCTCGTGAACTCA includes these proteins:
- a CDS encoding Mur ligase domain-containing protein; translation: MFGRLKRVHFVGIGGVGMSGIALVLRNLGFEVSGSDLHESETTRRLVEAGVRVSVGHARENLGDAEVVVFSTAVGSENPELVEARNRGVPLIRRAEMLAELMRMKFAVGVSGSHGKTTVTSMVGHLLERAGLDPTVVIGGRVIGTAAGARLGQSEYLVAEADESDRSFL
- a CDS encoding UDP-N-acetylglucosamine--N-acetylmuramyl-(pentapeptide) pyrophosphoryl-undecaprenol N-acetylglucosamine transferase; translated protein: MRIMLAAGGTGGHVFPALALARELMRRAVDVVWVGRRDGLEANLARSHGCEFEPVPAAGLVGKSIRARLAWPGVFSAGVVRSIGLVSRWTPDAVVATGGYVAAAPLVAARLAGRPFFLLEQNRVPGRVTRFFSAGARMCFFGFPPKGTAECDFGRHVGTCDTNVVVTGNPLRPEMSTPARHDDGKTVLVLGGSGGARALTLAALDTAAALANLHFIVLTGRRDFELARSMRRSSNCELVEFTDRPSELYARATIAISRAGGMVLSELVAYGIPAILVPFPYAADRHQHANAEYLESVGAAINLDQSRLSGLTSLTGELMSDTGRRHRMEQACRAVARPDAASVIAENIIRAVNQQATAKTEELGCSAG
- a CDS encoding FtsW/RodA/SpoVE family cell cycle protein; its protein translation is MLRIGRRKNARSVRMVWRRAGRSKAGPDGLAVTGRQAGPVDPVLLFVVVTLAMVGLTVVYAATYHEGTDRIENHLVRATIGLFALFVGIRLKHTVLAGWFGWFLLGVVLGLMVVTAIAGRAAGVAHRWLPLLKKLSIQPAEIAKFVLPMWLAAYFARLKEKPEREWNLWRSLVRPGLVALGFVVLTAAQPAVGTTAIMAASTLIMFFLVGVRLRFLVPVTLLAVVALVVLVWRVPYAHDRWQEFISGKCRQQQHSLIAIGSGGVIGKGLGEGKQKFYFLSKLETDFAIASVGEEFGFAGALVIFGLYAVFLVRGMQAGRRSPHHFGQYLASGIVITIFLYALVHIAVAVAWAPVTGQPLPFVSYGGSALVTNLFAAGVVLNVSRYTGRPDENHAGRGWDRRPRLSRVSAR
- the murD gene encoding UDP-N-acetylmuramoyl-L-alanine--D-glutamate ligase, giving the protein MPPTKDELARSRVLVLGLGRAGSAIARFLMKLGAAVYGHDSDQSVLAGQAVKQLRQAGMVLAPKPEVVKADWAVVSPGISEDNEAVVELRRRGVPVVDELDLASQFVSGPIVAVTGSNGKSTTTALIGHILEVAGHRVFVGGNLAPGRPLSAALDVGPYDWYVVEASSFQLERAQWFAPAVAVILNVSPDHLDRHRSLAVYAECKFRILDHQSMSDWAVLNHDDSVVMKARGRGKADRRFFSMRRPVCGAYRSGGWLYFEGERIAPVSEMKLCGAHNVANALAAVCVARIVGTGVGAIRRGLAGFAGLPHRLERVRVLAGVEYVNNSMCTNPAAGIKSLEAFRRKVVLITGGREKGLPVADYVQAVARRAKQVILCGENAPKLGRALARAGFKRFQSAASLVGAVRAAKAIAQAGDVVLFSPAFASFDQFRDFQERGDAFKKEVRRLKA
- the mraY gene encoding phospho-N-acetylmuramoyl-pentapeptide-transferase, translating into MLYRLLWPLRDIFGPLNLFRYITFRAAAAGSVAIVLTLLLGPLLIRLVRRLQIGQNVREEVPERHRQKAGTPTMGGVLMLVAGLAGILLFADLGNRFVQLGILVLVWLGLLGLWDDFVKVRLGRPRGINKMTKLVAQFLLASLVGLVLYFAPLDPAIRSKTNFLLFKNITLDFGWFYIPFVMFVLVLGSNAVNLADGLDGLAAGLLIVALGSVAMLCYVSGHGKIAAYLNIMFVNGSGEMAVYCLALLGACLGFLWYNCHPAQIFMGDTGSLPLGGALALAGVVAKHELLLPLVGGVFVLETVSVILQVACFRLGRGKRLFRMAPLHHHYELSGWTETQVVTRFMILSVLFGLMALASLKIR